The window AACACACGAAAGCTGTACCACCTGGACGCCATGATGCGTATCCATCGAATCAGAGAGCTCAAGCTAGCTATGGTAAGCCAAGGAGCGAAGCTTCCAaaacatgtatacataaaaagaagtaaCCGAGAGAGATACAGGGAAATAATTAACTATTTAAAGAGGATCTACCTAACCATTTCCTTTAACAGTGCAGTGTTGGCAGAGTACCTAGGTTATAAGGACTCTCCCATACAGACATACAAATTATACACAAAGGTGTATAATACATACGAAGCTGCCTTCATTAGGTTAGCAACTGTTTAtatacaaatgaaaaaattctcaaAAGCGAAAGAGGTGATAGACAAGGGGCTGCGGGCAAATCCAATGTCAGTAAATCTCCAACTACAGAAGGCTTACATACACGTGGAGAGGAAGCATTACGATTATTGCATATACTCTTTGgagaagctaaaaaaaaatgaacagttACATGACGACGTTTTGATTAACACATATTTAGCcattataaaatatggtAAACTtaagagaggaaaaaataaagaagaaaaaaatcaactaGTAAACGAAATTTACAGTCATATAAGTTTATtagggaaaaggagaaataatttctttgtaTCGAGTCTAATATCGATACTGCTGAGTGTTAACCACAAATATGAACTGTCAAGCGAAGCGTTTCAGTTGTTAATTGACTCGAATGAGAAGCTGACATTTTACTGCCAATCTGCATTGCGAAATTTTGTTCTACACATGTTTAACCACCTGATGAGAACAAACGATgagatgaaaaataaattatttttaaaaaaaataaatttatttttaatttaagcATAAAGAATGGTATTAATGACAAGCTGTTTTTTCTCTGctatgcaaattttttacatttaattgaaaaatttgaagatgCCATTGTTTTGCTATACAGTGCTTATGTTAAATGGGCTCATGATTTGTCTATTTTGAATACGCTCATTATTTGCATCGATTCTTTTGCTTCCAAGTATCTCAGTTCCGATTACGTGGAGTTAACGGACATTTTGCTCATGGGGGACTTgatctgcttctccttctgcgcCATCCACACCCTGCTGCGCTTCAAGCGCATCGCCACCTCGGCGGAGCTCCTCGCGTCGGGTAAGACCCCCCCAGGTTGCGCGGATTAGCGGTTTATCGGTTGGCGGTTGAGCCAATTGTGCATGCCCATCCTCTCCACATAATTGACCgccccatttttctttttttctcccccccctttcagATGAACAACACAACTACTACAAAGAAGGAGATCTCATCATCGAAGTCAGGAAGAAAGACATCGAGCATTTAGCCAGCAGGAAGTACCTAATAAACACGTACCAAAAGTtcgaggagaaaataaagcCATACATTGAAAGCAGCGTACCCAGCATGGtcaggcagaaaaaaatgtataaccaaaaaaaaataaatttacaaaaaaaaatttacgaagataaaaagaggaaaaaaaatttggaaatgaaaaaactgaAGAGTAAGGAAAGTCTACATGAGGAACTGCTCAGAGATGTTAGCGAACTGACGTACCACATGACTGAGCGGGGCACGGGGATGACCACCCtcaggggagaagaaaaggacgCCGCGCAGGCAGAGGGAGAAACGTATCCACAGTTGGGTCATCCAGAAAAGGGACTTCGTCAACAAGAAGAGGACGGCCAGGAGGACGACGACGACGACTACGACGACgaggaaggggaggagttttcttttaataagGGAAGCGTCAAACCGAATGGGACAACTGGCAAGGAGGAGAACGACgaggcgaagaagaagaaccctGGGGAGGGACACATCTCCGACGGGGATCCGCAATACCTGGACGCCTCGTCCAGCAGCTCAGATCTCTtcgaggagaagaagcccaaaaaaaggaaaaaagtaaTAGACTAacctgacccgttcaggtgaaaaagggaagagcgacatggagaggaaaattaaaacgttCGCTAATACGATGTGCATGTTACCAGGCGATTGCTAAATGTTGGATGAGGATGAAGTACGCACGGGGGTACTCTCACCTTGCgtgttgacaaaaaaaaagaaatgcgaacaaaatgggagaaaggCCAACTTGGGATGAACGATTTGGGGAAGGAGGCACATCCACCCAACCCCCGGCGCGCaagaaaggtaaaaaaaaaaattacaaactgACACGCAGTCGTAGCTGCCAAGGTTGGTCATGCAAAAGAGGGGAGATGATTAAAAGGTGTCCAACTGAGTAGAGCCTATCCACGACACGCTAATGCTGTGTGATGTCTCTCTTAGCAAATGATGACCTGTCTCCACACCTCTACACAACGCCATCGTACACAAATAAACTTAACTGCAACTCGTCGTTTTTTACGTTCAGATCGTCAAACTTACAGAAGTTGTAACACCCCTGGTAGTATTCTCTCGACATGTATTGGAATGGACCCCTCGTGACTCCCCCAAGGGAGAGACAAATGTATTCCTCCAGCAGTGCGTAGTTTTCCAGTTGCTTCAGGCCGACGCTTACGTAGCtgaaatgggcaaaaaaaaaaggggggagcaGAAATGTAAGCTGCAGGTAGGTATGCAGGTGTGCAGGCATGCaggtatgtatgtatgcacacgCAGCTGTGGGGAAAGTGCCATAAGGGTTAAGTCACATGCCGATGAAACAGCACGCCTGCCCAGTGATACGCACAAGATGAGGGCATATAAGGGGGAACGCCCACTCGAAACAGAACAGTAATCGAACAGAACTGTGATTAGCTTTCCGGAGCGCCATGCAGCAAACGCCCCCGAGAGAGAGAGAGTTACCCCTTCTTGGCGGATTTGTGACCATCTAGCCAAAGCTTCAACTTGAACGACTTCTTGCCAGCGAAGGAAAAGGCGGAAGTCGTCAGGGGAATGTTCCCCATTTCGCGAAATCTCCAAAACAgtttctacaaaaaaaaaaataaaaaaagggggtgaagggggagaaggggaGGGAACGGGAAAGAgccatttgtgtgtgtgaGTTCGCGTAATTGCATCTGTGTGGTGACAAAGACGAGGGGAGTGACCACCACCCCGGTCAATTTGTGCGGCGCTTTGAGGGACAAGCCCAATCAGCATAATGAAATGCATGACTGGGGATAAGCGCTCCCATGCGGCCTGGCCGCGCCGCCTGGCCGCTCTGCCTGACCAGCCCTCCCGCGCGCCTACCTCCTGCACGTTTCGAATAGTCCACACCACCTTGTAATTGTGTATGTGCATCGAGTCAACCTTGTTAATGTTGCTCACGGTGAAGGCATCcgtctcctttttcttcaaagcGTAATTCTTGTCGATATTCATGTAGAGGTACCTGTTGTTATTCATGTCGATGTAAAAGTCAAGATagtgtttcatttttttcttttcatccgGAATTCTCTCGTAAGTCTCCACAAGATCCTTTGTGTTCACACACTCGTATTTTGTTTGactgtccattttgtttttgtatttataaatataatagtaAATTAAGTTTAggactttttctttattgtaCTTTTCAACGTGGTCAATTTGAAAgaagttgtaaaaattgtaaaaattgaacagAGGCTTATTGAcgaaaacattttttaggGTATCTTTCTGGagtatgtatttttctcccAGTTGTTTATTCTGGACATATTCGTGCACGTCTTCTACggacactttttttttgtaggtaaaaatttttctgttgtATTTCCCTATGTGCATGTTCTTTTTTagctttttcaatttttttttttttttttttttttttccgccgaGGTTCCATTTGCTTCTTCGCCCAGTTGGAAATCTTGTCCACCTTGTGCATCTTGCCCATCTTGCCCAGCTTCCTCACCTTTCCCGTGAGCCAGATCAGCCCGTTCGGGTGAGTCCTCCCCCTGAATATCATCCATGTAGGTGTGCAGATCGGCTTCTCCTTcatgttcttctttttggtGCCCCTCGGGGGGTGCCGCGGAGGGGAGGTCGTCCTGGTTGCCGTCACCCCCATGGCTGACACTGCTAACGCGGCTAACACTGCTAATGCGGCTAGCACTGCTAACGCCGCTAACACTGCTATCACCGCTAACACTGCTATCACCGCTATCACCGCTGCCACCGCTGCCACCGCTGAGCTTATCCTCAACGTAGTCAAACACAGAGTACTTCGCCTTGTCGGAAAAAACGTCCTCCTCAGTGCCCtcgtttttcctcttcaacTTGTAAAACTTGAGCAGCCTCCTTCTCATTAActttttgtttacttttttttccccccccttttggtcCTTTCCACCAGCAACACCAGCATCGCCATCACcgtctgccttttttttcttcttttttttcttcttctttctctttcgCACATGGCTAGGAATGCTTCTTATCATGGACTGATCTTTTTGCTTCCTAAAAATCAGACTTAGTTGAAATTTGTTATCTTTTCCCTTCCCAAAGGTTTTACTAGACGTTTGCTTGTACTGCCTCTTTTTAAAAGCGCTAGGTATGTAGCAGCTCCCGTTTGTGTTTTCCACCCCGGGACTAAAGCAAATGTGGCCTATGAAACATTTTAGGTACACTAGGaggaaaagggaggagaGGTGTATCCTCAAATccatttattaatttttttttcttttttttctccgcccCCCCCTTATTGTTAAGGTAATCCTCTTTACATTATGGCTGCTGCCGCTACTGCTGCCGCCACTGCTGCCgctactgctgctgctgcttctgcGTAGCCCCCTCCCTTTGGAAGATTTTTccaaacattttttgcaatttacGTTTTTTCAAGCAAATGTGTTCCACTACGTGGTTACCATGTACATTACATACGTATAATGCGTATCACTTGCGTGAgcattttatgtaaaaagaaaatgcagcACGTGGGGAGAGTCACATGGATTTATAAAATTGGaatcctcccccccccaaaaaaaagggatgcaTTTAAAACGACATTAAttgaacaataaaaataaaaaaaaagtacaaaaagcTGGGGAGCGCACTGCAGGGAAACGCACTACAGCGCAACGATCAGCAAAGCAAATCCGAGTGGATTGGATTGCGGCAAACACATTGGTGTGGGACGAGACCAAAAGGTAGGCGACGCATTTACAAGTACATCTTCTTCCTGTTAACCTTCATATCTGGGCGCAGCACAAACTCGTACATTTTCTCCTTATCGTTAATCAGTCCATCCTGTTAAGGTCATCCGAGAGAggtgaaaggaaaaaaatggtgcagGTGTGAAGATACGTGTAACATGtaggccaaaaaaatgtaaagcgGCAATGGGGAAAGAAGCGCAACGCGCCAGAGTGTGTGAAGCAGgtgggccaaaaaaaaaaaaaaaaaaaaaaagcaacaaagaAGCGGCAAAATAGCTACatgaacggaaaaaatatgaacggttcagaaaaaaaaaaaagaacaaattagcTACATGAACagctcagaaaaaaaaaagaaaagaacaaattagcTACATAAACGgttcagaaaaataaagcaaaataagaaGGCCACAACTTTGCAACGACGTAGCCACACACGAGGAAACAAAAGCGCACGGCATGCGAAAAATTACTTTAAGACTAAGCAGCTGCAAGGTGAAAGCCGGGCCAATTTCGTTCAGTGCGCACTTCTTTTTGTTGAGGAAGTTGTACCTGAGGGTGAACGTTCAGgggcaaaggggggaaagaagcaTAACGTAGAGGGTGAACAAACAAGGGAAACGGGGGAAACAGGGAAAACAGGGAAAACAGGGGAAACAGGAAAAACAGGGAAAACAGCGAAAACGCTGGCAAAGCGCAC of the Plasmodium cynomolgi strain B DNA, chromosome 7, whole genome shotgun sequence genome contains:
- a CDS encoding hypothetical protein (putative) encodes the protein MDLRIHLSSLFLLVYLKCFIGHICFSPGVENTNGSCYIPSAFKKRQYKQTSSKTFGKGKDNKFQLSLIFRKQKDQSMIRSIPSHVRKRKKKKKKKKKKADGDGDAGVAGGKDQKGGEKKVNKKLMRRRLLKFYKLKRKNEGTEEDVFSDKAKYSVFDYVEDKLSGGSGGSGDSGDSSVSGDSSVSGVSSASRISSVSRVSSVSHGGDGNQDDLPSAAPPEGHQKEEHEGEADLHTYMDDIQGEDSPERADLAHGKVSVEDVHEYVQNKQLGEKYILQKDTLKNVFVNKPLFNFYNFYNFFQIDHVEKYNKEKVLNLIYYYIYKYKNKMDSQTKYECVNTKDLVETYERIPDEKKKMKHYLDFYIDMNNNRYLYMNIDKNYALKKKETDAFTVSNINKVDSMHIHNYKVVWTIRNVQEKLFWRFREMGNIPLTTSAFSFAGKKSFKLKLWLDGHKSAKKGYVSVGLKQLENYALLEEYICLSLGGVTRGPFQYMSREYYQGCYNFCKFDDLNRSELLDEASRYCGSPSEMCPSPGFFFFASSFSSLPVVPFGLTLPLLKENSSPSSSS